Below is a genomic region from Pseudomonadota bacterium.
CGCACGACCCGGCCAGGGCAAGACCCTGCTCGGCCTCGAGCTGCTGATCGAGGCCACCGCGGCCGGTCGCGGTGCGTGGTTTTTTTCCCTCGAATCCACACCTGCCGAAGTGGCTGGGCGCCTGCGCGCCCTCGGTGTCGACCCGACGGCGATGCAACCCGGGTTCCAGGTTGATTGCAGCGACGCGATCAGCGCCGAGTACCTGGTCGCGCAGCTTGCAGCGGCCCACGCCGGCACGGTGGTGGTGCTCGACTACCTCCAGATCCTCGACCAACCGCGCAGGCTGCCACCGCTGTCCGAGCAACTGCGCACGCTCTCCACCTTCTGTCGAGCACGCGGGCTGGTACTCGTCGCGCTGAGCCAGGTCGACCGCCACTACGACCACACGCGCGACGGTCTGCCAAGCGTACGCCACATCCGGCAACCGAATCCGATCGACCTCAGTCTGTTCCAGTCCGCGTGCTTTCTGCACGAGGGCAAACTGCAACACCGAGCAATCCACGGTTGACAGACAAACGAGGGTGGAGGGGCTTAGGCCAAGCGAAACCGCATTCGCCCCGTGGCGCTCACGCGACGACGGCGCTCCCACGTTCTTAACAGCACAGCGATCTCTGTGGGAGTTGCGTCGTTGCGCCAGCAAGACGTGGGGCCCGCCCAGGGGCGAAGGCGGCGGGTACTGAGCCCGGTGACACAGCTACACGCGCCCGCGCTCCTCTTCGCCCCGTGTCGCTCACGCGACGACGACGCTCCCACGTTCTCAAACAGCACAGAGGTCCCGGTAAGCGTCGCGTCGTTGCGTGCCGTCAGGGCCGTGGCCGCAGGGTGTCGCGTTCAACCAGGGTGCTGGTGAACAAGCGCGCTTCGGGGTAGCGCGTCGGATCATCGAGCATGGCAACAATCAGCTCGATCGAAGAGGCGACGATTTGCTGAATCGGCTGACGGATGGTCGTGAGGCTGATGTTTTCCCAGCGCGCCATCTCCATGTCGTTGAGGCCGATCAGCCCGATGTCGTCCGGCACCGCGAGACCGGCCTGCTGCACCGCGCTCAGCGCACCGATCGAGAGCACGTCATCCCCGCAGAAGTAGGCCTCGGCGGGTTTGCGTTTGAGCAGCCGCGCCATTTCGTCCCGCCCCGCGTCGAACGAGTAGTTCGAGGCGAAGGAGTGGCTGACCTGCATTTTCGCGTGCTGCTGCAACTCCGCCATGAAACCGTCGAAACGGTCCTGCGTGGAAGTCGCGGACTCCGGCCCGCCGAGAAAGGCCACGCGCTTGTAGCCACGGGCGACCAGTTCACGCGCCGCCATGCGACCGCACTCGACGTTGTCGATGCCGACGACATGCACCTGCGGCGTGCTCGAGTGGCGCCCGAAGGAGTGCACCACGGGCATGCCGGCGTCGCGAAAGGCCTGAGAGAAGGCCGGTGTGAGCGTCGAGGACGCCACCACCACGCCGTCGACCGAGTACTGGCGCAGCATGCGAACCGAGTTGGCCGGGTCCGTCTCGTCCGACAGGTTGACCAACAGGGGGCGAAGGCCACGTTCCTGCAGGCCGCGCGTGAAGCGGTCGAAGACCTCGAGAAAGATCGGGTTGTGGAAGTTGTTCGACACCAGGCCGATCAAGCGGGTGCGGCCGGTGGTCAGGCTGGATGCGAGCGCGTTCGGGGTGTAGCCAAGCTCGCGCGCCGCCTTCTCGACCTTGCGTCGCATCTTCTCGGACACCGACGCGCCGTCGGTGAAGGTGCGTGAGACCGCCGAGCGCGAGACACCCGCCCGCACGGCAACGTCCTTGAGCGTCACCGACACAGGGCGACCCCGCCGTCAGCCGGGCTCATCCGGGTTGTCCTGCTCCGACCATTCCAACACGAAGAGCTGGTAGGCCGC
It encodes:
- a CDS encoding DNA helicase — encoded protein: MLTFSVPLYVLKRRAKAHARAHGIPLHAGLDHIAQGEGFAAWSHLVQAAERTRPARTLLARLHNGDCVLLAARPGQGKTLLGLELLIEATAAGRGAWFFSLESTPAEVAGRLRALGVDPTAMQPGFQVDCSDAISAEYLVAQLAAAHAGTVVVLDYLQILDQPRRLPPLSEQLRTLSTFCRARGLVLVALSQVDRHYDHTRDGLPSVRHIRQPNPIDLSLFQSACFLHEGKLQHRAIHG
- a CDS encoding LacI family DNA-binding transcriptional regulator, which codes for MSVTLKDVAVRAGVSRSAVSRTFTDGASVSEKMRRKVEKAARELGYTPNALASSLTTGRTRLIGLVSNNFHNPIFLEVFDRFTRGLQERGLRPLLVNLSDETDPANSVRMLRQYSVDGVVVASSTLTPAFSQAFRDAGMPVVHSFGRHSSTPQVHVVGIDNVECGRMAARELVARGYKRVAFLGGPESATSTQDRFDGFMAELQQHAKMQVSHSFASNYSFDAGRDEMARLLKRKPAEAYFCGDDVLSIGALSAVQQAGLAVPDDIGLIGLNDMEMARWENISLTTIRQPIQQIVASSIELIVAMLDDPTRYPEARLFTSTLVERDTLRPRP